The sequence GGAAACCTGGATTCAAAATCGGGCGAAGAAATTATGAAAATATTTGTTGATTTAAACAAAAGGGGAAAAACAATCATTCTTATAACTCATGAACCGGATATAGCCTTATATGCACATAAAAAAGTTCATTTCAAAGACGGCAAGATTCTTCCTTAGGAGTTGCGCATGTACAAAAAAATATCAGTAACTATTTTCACAATCATTGCATCAGTTTGTTTGTTATTCTCTGAAGAAATCAAATTAAGGGAATATATTGATATTGCTCTTGCGAATAACCCTGAATTAATTGCTCTCCAAAACAATTATATTTCCGCCAAATTCAAATTCTGGGAAGCCAGGTCCATGTATTTCCCTCAGGTATCTGCCAATATGTCCGCCTCAAGACGCGTCAGCCCGCTTTCGGTAACATTTGGAGACACCGCGCTTTTTCCCGGCCTTCCGGACAAAACTGATGTTACAACTTATTCCCAGGGCTTATCGGCCCAGCAAAATATCTGGGATTTCGGCAAGACGGGCTCACTTGTTTCTAAAGCAGGTATAAGCAGAGAACTTAGCTGCATAAGTTACGAAAAGAAAAAACAGGAAGTCGTTTATAATGTTAAAAAGAGTTATTATAACCTTATGCAGGCGATAACAATTCAGAATTTGGCGTCTTTTAATTTGAAAGAAATTGAGAGTCTTTATAATTCTGTCCGGGAAAGAGAAAAAGAAGGTTTAGCTACACCAATAGACGTTCTTAATATTGAAGCACAGTATATGAATTTTAAAGCAAATGTTGAAACTGCAAAGCATAATCTTGACATTGCGATGCTTTCTTTCACAAACATTCTTGGAGAAGAGTTAGATCATCCTGTTCTAATTAGCCAGGGCAATTTTCCTCAACCGGAAGAAAATCCTCTGAATTTCAAGAATTATGAAGAATGCAAAGAAAAAGCTGTTGCTTTGCGGTTAGATTTTCAGGAATTGGTTCTGCAGGAAAAGCTTGCCCAAAAGGATGTTAAAGGAGCCTACAGCGAGTGGCTTCCTTCATTAAGTGCA is a genomic window of Elusimicrobiota bacterium containing:
- a CDS encoding TolC family protein, which gives rise to MYKKISVTIFTIIASVCLLFSEEIKLREYIDIALANNPELIALQNNYISAKFKFWEARSMYFPQVSANMSASRRVSPLSVTFGDTALFPGLPDKTDVTTYSQGLSAQQNIWDFGKTGSLVSKAGISRELSCISYEKKKQEVVYNVKKSYYNLMQAITIQNLASFNLKEIESLYNSVREREKEGLATPIDVLNIEAQYMNFKANVETAKHNLDIAMLSFTNILGEELDHPVLISQGNFPQPEENPLNFKNYEECKEKAVALRLDFQELVLQEKLAQKDVKGAYSEWLPSLSA